The Fragaria vesca subsp. vesca linkage group LG2, FraVesHawaii_1.0, whole genome shotgun sequence genome includes a window with the following:
- the LOC101298574 gene encoding maf-like protein DDB_G0281937-like isoform 1, with amino-acid sequence METNSSPPFKLILGSSSIARRKILSDMGYEFTLMTADIDEKSIRKDKPEELVMVLAQAKADAIISKIQSIHSKEKDAEPTIVIAADTAEAIRPKLPVGDYVKDAEPTLLITSDQVVVYEGVVREKPSSKEEARQFLKDYSGGHAATVGSVLVTNLKTGFSKGEWDRVEIYFHEIPDEAIEKLIEEGTVLKVAGGLIIEHPLILPFVKEVVGTTDSVMGLPKDITERLLKEAL; translated from the exons ATGGAAACCAATTCTTCGCCTCCGTTCAAG TTAATCTTGGGGTCATCTTCGATCGCTCGCCGGAAAATTTTGTCCGATATGGGATATGAATTTACACTCATG ACTGCAGACATTGATGAAAAAAGCATCAGAAAGGATAAACCGGAGGAGTTGGTGATGGTTCTTGCTCAGGCAAAG GCTGATGCAATCATTTCAAAAATACAAAGTATCCATAGTAAAGAGAAGGATGCTGAACCGACAATTGTAATTGCGGCAGATACA GCAGAAGCCATCCGGCCTAAGCTCCCAGTTGGTGACTACGTAAAGGATGCAGAACCAACGCTATTAATTACCTCTGATCAA GTGGTAGTCTATGAAGGTGTTGTCAGGGAAAAACCATCCAGCAAGGAAGAAGCACGGCAATTCTTGAAAG ACTATTCTGGAGGACATGCAGCAACAGTGGGATCTGTGCTTGTTACAAACCTTAAAACAGGATTCAGTAAAGGAGAATGGGACCGAGTGGAG ATCTATTTCCATGAAATACCGGATGAAGCCATTGAGAAGCTG ATTGAGGAGGGGACAGTGCTCAAAGTTGCTGGGGGACTGATAATAGAGCATCCTCTGATTCTACCTTTTGTCAAAGAAGTG GTAGGGACAACTGATAGCGTGATGGGACTTCCAAAAGATATCACAGAGAGACTTCTAAAAGAAGCTCTGTAG
- the LOC101298574 gene encoding maf-like protein DDB_G0281937-like isoform 2 produces the protein METNSSPPFKLILGSSSIARRKILSDMGYEFTLMTADIDEKSIRKDKPEELVMVLAQAKAEAIRPKLPVGDYVKDAEPTLLITSDQVVVYEGVVREKPSSKEEARQFLKDYSGGHAATVGSVLVTNLKTGFSKGEWDRVEIYFHEIPDEAIEKLIEEGTVLKVAGGLIIEHPLILPFVKEVVGTTDSVMGLPKDITERLLKEAL, from the exons ATGGAAACCAATTCTTCGCCTCCGTTCAAG TTAATCTTGGGGTCATCTTCGATCGCTCGCCGGAAAATTTTGTCCGATATGGGATATGAATTTACACTCATG ACTGCAGACATTGATGAAAAAAGCATCAGAAAGGATAAACCGGAGGAGTTGGTGATGGTTCTTGCTCAGGCAAAG GCAGAAGCCATCCGGCCTAAGCTCCCAGTTGGTGACTACGTAAAGGATGCAGAACCAACGCTATTAATTACCTCTGATCAA GTGGTAGTCTATGAAGGTGTTGTCAGGGAAAAACCATCCAGCAAGGAAGAAGCACGGCAATTCTTGAAAG ACTATTCTGGAGGACATGCAGCAACAGTGGGATCTGTGCTTGTTACAAACCTTAAAACAGGATTCAGTAAAGGAGAATGGGACCGAGTGGAG ATCTATTTCCATGAAATACCGGATGAAGCCATTGAGAAGCTG ATTGAGGAGGGGACAGTGCTCAAAGTTGCTGGGGGACTGATAATAGAGCATCCTCTGATTCTACCTTTTGTCAAAGAAGTG GTAGGGACAACTGATAGCGTGATGGGACTTCCAAAAGATATCACAGAGAGACTTCTAAAAGAAGCTCTGTAG
- the LOC101297802 gene encoding sugar transporter ERD6-like 6-like, with translation MSFRDDNEEGRDVRKPFLHTGSWYRMGSRQSSMMGSSQVMRDSSVSVVACVLIVALGPIQFGFTSGYSSPTQSAITADLGLSVSEYSLFGSLSNVGAMVGAIASGQISEYIGRKGSLMIAAIPNVIGWLAISFAKDSSFLYMGRLLEGFGVGIISYVVPVYIAEIAPQNLRGALGAVNQLSVTIGILLAYLLGLFVEWRYLAVLGILPCTILIPGLFFIPESPRWLAKMGMTEDFEASLQVLRGFDTDISIEVNEIKRSVASTTRRTTIRFAELKQRRYWLPLMIGIGLLVLQQLSGINGVLFYSSTIFETAGITSSNAATCGLGAVQVIATGVTTWLVDRAGRRLLLIISSAGMTISLLVVSVAFYLKEYAAVDSGFYSVLSIISVVGVVAMVIAFSLGVGAIPWIIMSEILPINIKGLAGSIATLANWFVAWVVTMTANLLLEWNSGGTFTIYMVVSAFTVVFVTIWVPETKGRTLEEIQWSFR, from the exons ATGAGTTTCAGGGATGACAATGAAGAAGGGAGGGATGTCAGGAAGCCTTTCCTTCATACTGGGAGCTGGTACCGTATGGGTTCCCGCCAGTCCAGTATGATGGGCTCCTCTCAGGTCATGAGGGATAGCTCCGTTTCTGTTGTGGCTTGTGTTCTCATCGTCGCTTTGGGTCCTATCCAATTCGGCTTCACT TCTGGGTATTCTTCTCCGACGCAATCAGCCATCACTGCTGATCTTGGACTGTCAGTGTCAGAG TATTCGCTGTTTGGTTCTTTATCAAATGTGGGTGCCATGGTGGGGGCTATAGCCAGTGGTCAGATTTCTGAGTATATTGGGCGCAAAGGG TCTTTAATGATCGCCGCGATTCCTAATGTCATCGGCTGGCTTGCCATATCATTTGCCAAA GATTCGTCATTTCTCTACATGGGAAGGTTGTTGGAAGGATTTGGCGTGGGAATAATCTCGTATGTG GTGCCCGTATATATTGCAGAGATAGCGCCTCAAAATTTGAGAGGCGCTTTGGGTGCAGTCAATCAG CTCTCTGTAACTATTGGGATACTGCTGGCTTATTTGCTTGGACTTTTTGTTGAATGGAGATATCTTGCAGTTTTGG GAATATTGCCTTGTACGATATTGATACCTGGGCTGTTTTTCATTCCTGAATCACCTCGATGGCTG GCAAAAATGGGTATGACAGAGGATTTTGAAGCCTCTTTGCAAGTTCTACGAGGATTTGATACTGATATTTCCATTGAAGTGAATGAGATAAAG AGATCTGTGGCATCAACAACCAGAAGAACAACAATAAGGTTTGCAGAACTCAAACAAAGAAGATACTGGCTTCCTTTAATG ATTGGAATTGGACTGCTTGTTCTTCAACAGCTTAGTGGAATTAATGGCGTTCTATTCTATTCCAGTACCATCTTTGAAACTGCTG GGATTACATCAAGTAATGCTGCCACATGTGGCCTTGGTGCTGTTCAG GTAATAGCAACTGGTGTGACTACCTGGTTGGTGGACAGAGCAGGCCGTCGACTTCTGCTTATT ATCTCCTCTGCTGGAATGACAATTAGCCTCCTAGTTGTTTCTGTAGCATTCTATCTGAAG GAATATGCAGCGGTTGATTCAGGTTTCTATAGTGTGTTGAGCATCATTTCAGTGGTTGGAGTAGTG GCCATGGTAATTGCCTTCTCTCTGGGTGTAGGAGCTATTCCATGGATCATAATGTCTGAG ATTCTTCCAATTAATATTAAAGGCCTTGCTGGAAGTATAGCAACACTTGCCAATTGGTTTGTAGCCTGGGTGGTCACTATGACTGCAAACTTGCTACTGGAATGGAACAGTGGAG GAACCTTCACCATTTATATGGTTGTGAGTGCTTTTACTGTTGTATTTGTTACCATTTGGGTCCCCGAGACAAAGGGCAGAACTCTGGAAGAGATTCAGTGGTCCTTCAGATGA
- the LOC101305919 gene encoding 3-ketoacyl-CoA synthase 4-like, giving the protein MDQGGPAHAAGAGGHVGVRIHHTRRLPDFLQSVNLKYVKLGYHYLISNLLTLCFIPLIIVTLIEASQMDLRDLRHLWLHLQYNLVSVIICSAVLVFGLTVYIMTRPRPIYLVDYSCYRPPDHLKAPFRRFMDHSRQTNDFDDSSLEFQRKILQRSGLGEETYVPEAMHHIPPRPSMAAAREEAEEVMYGALDNLFANTHVKPKDIGILVVNCSLFNPTPSLSAMIVNRYKLRGNIRSFNLGGMGCSAGVIAVDLAKDLLQIHRNTCAVVVSTENITQNWYFGNKKSMLIPNCLFRVGGSAVLLSNKAVDRRRAKYRLVHVVRTHKGADDKAFRCVYQEQDDKGKTGVSLSKDLMAIAGGALKTNITTLGPIVLPISEQLLFFSSLVVKKLLNGDVKPYIPDFKLAFDHFCIHAGGRAVIDELEKNLQLLPIHVEASRMTLHRFGNTSSSSIWYELAYTEAKGRMRKGNRVWQIAFGSGFKCNSAVWQALRNVQPSCNGPWEDSIDKYPMKVVS; this is encoded by the coding sequence ATGGACCAAGGCGGCCCGGCCCACGCCGCCGGCGCCGGAGGCCATGTCGGAGTCCGGATCCACCACACACGACGCCTCCCGGATTTCCTCCAGAGCGTGAATCTCAAGTACGTCAAACTCGGCTACCACTATCTCATCTCCAATCTCTTAACCCTCTGCTTCATCCCCTTAATCATCGTCACGTTAATCGAGGCCTCCCAAATGGACCTCCGCGACCTCCGCCACCTCTGGCTCCACCTCCAGTACAACCTCGTCAGCGTCATCATCTGCTCCGCCGTCCTCGTCTTCGGGTTGACCGTTTACATCATGACCCGGCCCAGGCCCATTTACCTAGTGGACTACTCCTGCTACCGCCCCCCTGACCACCTCAAGGCGCCCTTCCGCCGCTTCATGGACCACTCCCGCCAAACCAACGACTTCGACGACTCGTCGTTGGAGTTCCAGCGCAAGATTCTCCAACGCTCCGGCCTCGGAGAAGAGACCTACGTCCCGGAGGCGATGCACCACATCCCTCCCCGGCCGTCGATGGCGGCGGCGAGGGAGGAGGCCGAGGAGGTCATGTATGGAGCGCTGGATAATCTGTTTGCAAACACTCATGTAAAACCGAAGGACATTGGGATTCTCGTTGTGAATTGCAGCTTGTTTAATCCGACGCCGTCGCTTTCGGCGATGATTGTGAACAGGTATAAGCTCCGGGGGAATATTCGGAGTTTCAATTTGGGAGGGATGGGGTGCAGCGCTGGAGTTATAGCTGTTGATCTTGCTAAGGACTTGTTGCAGATTCATAGGAATACTTGTGCTGTAGTGGTCAGTACTGAGAACATTACGCAGAATTGGTATTTTGGGAATAAGAAGTCAATGTTGATACCGAATTGCTTGTTTCGAGTTGGGGGATCCGCGGTTTTGCTGTCGAATAAGGCTGTGGATAGGAGGCGGGCGAAGTACAGGCTTGTTCATGTTGTGAGGACTCATAAGGGCGCGGATGACAAGGCGTTTCGGTGTGTTTATCAGGAGCAGGATGATAAGGGGAAGACTGGTGTGTCTCTGTCGAAAGATTTGATGGCCATTGCTGGTGGGGCGCTTAAGACGAATATAACTACTCTGGGGCCTATTGTGCTTCCGATAAGCGAGCAGCTGCTTTTCTTCTCTTCTCTTGTGGTTAAGAAGCTGTTGAATGGGGATGTCAAGCCGTATATACCGGATTTCAAGCTGGCCTTTGATCATTTCTGTATACATGCTGGTGGAAGGGCTGTGATTGATGAGCTGGAGAAGAACTTGCAGTTGTTGCCGATACATGTGGAGGCTTCTCGGATGACTCTACACCGGTTTGGGAATACTTCGTCGAGCTCCATTTGGTATGAGTTGGCCTATACGGAGGCCAAAGGGAGGATGCGCAAGGGCAACCGAGTGTGGCAGATTGCCTTTGGGAGCGGTTTCAAATGTAACAGTGCAGTCTGGCAGGCTCTGCGCAATGTGCAGCCATCTTGTAATGGTCCTTGGGAGGACAGCATTGACAAGTATCCCATGAAAGTAGTTTCGTAG